A stretch of Sphingorhabdus sp. YGSMI21 DNA encodes these proteins:
- a CDS encoding DUF4197 domain-containing protein — translation MHYHRRSVLGFGAAAGLLALPGCSSLPGLSLTEAVKRLLTLSSQNAFAELMEPNGFFDSQVARISVPDSLGGSRATSIATALLRSKPIQDRLLMQVNRAAEKGAELAAPIVAETIRNMSIADAAAIINGGPRAATSLLQGQLGNTLVERMLPGIAGGLRLFDNEIINLVLSQATNVDFSSISRDVTDKVGDAIYRSIGAQEEAIRANPRATNDPLLMAVLGVGKAF, via the coding sequence ATGCACTATCATCGCAGATCGGTTCTGGGCTTTGGCGCTGCCGCCGGATTGCTGGCGCTTCCCGGCTGTTCCAGCCTGCCGGGCCTGAGCCTGACCGAAGCCGTCAAGCGGCTGCTGACCCTGTCGTCGCAGAATGCCTTTGCCGAACTGATGGAGCCGAACGGTTTCTTCGACAGCCAGGTGGCGCGGATTTCGGTACCCGATTCCCTGGGTGGTTCGCGGGCAACAAGCATCGCCACGGCTCTGCTGCGGTCCAAGCCGATCCAGGATCGCTTGCTGATGCAGGTCAATCGCGCGGCCGAAAAGGGCGCCGAACTGGCCGCTCCGATCGTCGCGGAAACCATCCGCAATATGAGTATCGCCGACGCGGCCGCGATCATCAACGGCGGGCCGCGCGCGGCCACCAGCCTGCTGCAGGGGCAATTGGGAAACACGCTCGTCGAGCGGATGCTGCCCGGCATCGCGGGCGGGCTGAGACTGTTCGACAACGAGATTATCAATCTGGTGCTCTCGCAAGCCACCAATGTCGATTTTTCCAGCATCAGCCGCGATGTGACCGACAAGGTCGGCGACGCCATCTACCGTTCGATTGGCGCGCAGGAGGAGGCCATACGCGCCAATCCGCGGGCCACCAACGATCCGCTGCTGATGGCGGTCCTGGGTGTCGGGAAAGCCTTTTAG
- the fsa gene encoding fructose-6-phosphate aldolase, which yields MKFFVDTADTAEIADLAATGMVDGVTTNPSLIKKSGRDIMEVTKEICGLTDGPVSAEVVALDHDAMMKEAEVLRKIADNVCIKVPLTVDGLKTCKALTSEGTMVNVTLCFSANQALLAAKAGASFISPFVGRHDDNGLDGMTLIEDIRLIYDNYAFETEILVASIRHPIHVLESARIGADVGTMPPNVIRGLFKHVLTDKGLEGFLKDWKETGQNIG from the coding sequence ATGAAATTTTTCGTAGATACCGCCGATACCGCGGAAATTGCCGACCTCGCAGCGACCGGCATGGTCGATGGCGTCACCACCAACCCGTCGCTGATCAAGAAATCCGGTCGCGATATCATGGAAGTGACCAAGGAAATCTGCGGCCTGACCGATGGTCCGGTGTCCGCCGAGGTCGTCGCGCTCGATCATGATGCGATGATGAAAGAAGCCGAAGTGCTGCGCAAGATCGCCGACAATGTCTGCATCAAGGTGCCACTGACCGTGGACGGACTGAAAACCTGCAAGGCGCTGACCAGCGAGGGCACGATGGTCAATGTGACTCTCTGCTTCTCCGCCAATCAGGCGCTGCTCGCGGCCAAGGCTGGCGCCAGCTTCATCTCGCCCTTCGTCGGACGGCATGACGACAATGGTCTCGACGGCATGACGCTGATCGAGGATATCCGGCTGATCTACGACAATTACGCGTTCGAGACCGAAATTCTCGTCGCCTCGATCCGCCACCCGATCCACGTGCTGGAATCCGCCCGCATCGGTGCCGATGTCGGCACCATGCCGCCCAATGTCATCCGTGGCCTGTTCAAACATGTGCTGACCGACAAGGGCCTCGAAGGCTTTCTGAAGGACTGGAAAGAGACTGGCCAGAATATCGGTTGA
- a CDS encoding energy transducer TonB, producing the protein MKNSKLSRGDYSVICQKCASSIDARYDYQPDYSRVSVSPGRDSLSTGERDDPAEAPPGAISAENHEPDAGYHADAEDNFYRDDAVQSNDPDALYEPGNGYHTDDEIREDEQRAGELSTFLPDPSGDLPRPLRKTLVNLAAFIGICLVVWFWTDQPPEQDPPAQYDAPATSPLRSLDGSGSALRSGAVIPSVPAGNPGGWISSGDYPVAALREERSGAVEFQLRISESGEVTACDILASSGHADLDTASCRALMRRARFSPARNASGQAVSSSYTNTVRWQLP; encoded by the coding sequence TTGAAAAATTCGAAACTGTCGCGCGGTGACTATAGCGTGATTTGTCAGAAATGTGCGTCCTCGATCGACGCGCGCTATGATTATCAGCCGGACTATTCGAGAGTCAGCGTGTCGCCCGGACGCGACAGTCTTTCAACCGGCGAACGGGACGATCCGGCCGAAGCGCCACCCGGGGCAATCTCGGCGGAAAACCATGAACCCGATGCCGGCTATCATGCGGATGCGGAGGACAATTTTTATCGAGACGACGCGGTGCAGAGCAACGATCCCGATGCGCTCTATGAACCGGGCAATGGATATCACACGGACGACGAGATCAGGGAAGATGAGCAACGGGCCGGAGAACTGTCGACCTTTCTGCCTGATCCTTCCGGAGACCTTCCTCGCCCGCTTCGAAAGACGCTTGTCAATTTAGCCGCATTTATTGGCATTTGCCTGGTCGTTTGGTTCTGGACGGATCAACCGCCCGAACAGGACCCCCCAGCGCAATATGATGCGCCTGCGACTTCACCCCTTCGGTCTCTGGATGGCAGCGGTTCTGCACTTCGCAGCGGGGCGGTCATTCCCTCGGTGCCTGCCGGAAATCCGGGAGGCTGGATCTCGTCCGGCGATTATCCGGTCGCCGCTTTGCGAGAGGAGCGAAGCGGTGCTGTCGAATTTCAACTGCGGATCAGCGAGAGTGGCGAAGTTACCGCCTGCGATATATTGGCATCAAGCGGCCATGCGGATCTCGATACGGCATCCTGCCGCGCATTAATGCGCCGCGCCCGGTTCAGCCCTGCCAGAAATGCCAGCGGTCAGGCGGTCAGCTCGTCCTACACCAACACGGTGCGCTGGCAGCTACCGTAA
- a CDS encoding penicillin-binding protein activator, whose protein sequence is MTVMADKVHLGQDQSRRRGILKWAGLSAIAMLAGCSTVVPRGAEPVRTDAPAPPPVTAGLPDDQKHHRIALLVPLSGKNAGIGQSLANATTMALLDTQADNIRMTSYDTAKGAALAAQSAIRDGNKLIIGPLLSDNVVATANIARPAGVPILSFSNDSGAAGNNVFILGHIPSQSINRVVTYARSKGMNRFAALVPNGVYGQRASSTLLRSVKDAGGTVVSIQTFNRDSQSIEAATKKLAENGDFEAVLLADNGDMAIKAAPYIRKNASGTAKILGTDLWNTSSNLAGAPSMRGAWFASVSDGLYKQYADKYRARYGKAPFRLSSLGYDSVLLTVKVARNWKVGEPFPINQLTDKGGFIGLDGVFRFKADGVSERALEVQEIGNGSFTVVDPAPRGF, encoded by the coding sequence ATGACGGTCATGGCAGACAAGGTACATCTAGGACAAGATCAAAGCAGACGACGCGGCATTTTGAAGTGGGCGGGCCTCTCCGCCATTGCGATGCTGGCCGGCTGTTCGACCGTAGTCCCGCGTGGCGCAGAGCCGGTGCGGACCGACGCGCCAGCACCGCCGCCAGTGACCGCAGGTCTGCCCGACGACCAGAAACATCACCGCATAGCCTTGCTGGTGCCGCTGTCCGGCAAGAATGCCGGTATCGGCCAGTCGCTGGCCAATGCCACAACCATGGCGCTGCTTGACACTCAGGCGGACAATATCCGCATGACCAGCTATGACACGGCCAAGGGCGCTGCATTGGCGGCGCAGAGCGCCATTCGCGACGGTAACAAGCTGATCATCGGCCCGCTGCTCAGCGACAATGTCGTAGCGACCGCCAATATCGCACGGCCAGCCGGCGTACCGATCCTGAGTTTCTCCAACGACAGCGGCGCCGCCGGCAATAATGTCTTCATATTGGGTCATATCCCCTCGCAATCGATCAACCGGGTCGTCACCTATGCCAGATCGAAAGGCATGAACCGCTTTGCCGCGCTGGTCCCCAACGGCGTCTATGGCCAGCGGGCATCCTCGACCCTGCTGCGCAGCGTGAAAGACGCCGGCGGCACCGTGGTTTCGATCCAGACGTTCAACCGCGATTCCCAGTCGATCGAGGCGGCGACCAAGAAACTTGCCGAAAATGGTGATTTCGAAGCGGTGCTGCTTGCCGACAATGGCGACATGGCGATCAAGGCCGCGCCCTATATTCGCAAAAATGCCAGCGGCACGGCGAAAATCCTCGGCACCGACCTCTGGAATACCAGCAGCAATCTGGCCGGCGCACCATCCATGCGCGGCGCCTGGTTCGCCAGCGTGTCCGACGGCCTCTACAAGCAATATGCCGACAAATATCGCGCCCGCTATGGCAAGGCCCCGTTTCGCCTGTCGAGCCTCGGCTATGATTCAGTGCTGCTGACCGTCAAGGTTGCCCGCAACTGGAAAGTCGGGGAGCCCTTCCCGATCAATCAGCTGACCGACAAGGGCGGCTTCATCGGACTGGACGGTGTTTTCCGGTTCAAGGCCGACGGGGTTTCGGAACGGGCCCTGGAAGTCCAGGAAATCGGCAACGGCAGCTTCACCGTGGTCGATCCGGCGCCCAGAGGGTTTTGA
- the rsmI gene encoding 16S rRNA (cytidine(1402)-2'-O)-methyltransferase, whose amino-acid sequence MSAPAQSGLYIVATPIGNLGDLSRRAEATLAAADIILVEDTRVTGKLLNHIGKKSKMMVYNDHKSAADRDAILDAVRCKIVALVSDAGTPLISDPGYKLVRDAQAAGLYVTTIPGPSAAIAALTLSGLPSDRFLFEGFLPSKTKARSESLAALKTLNASLIFYENGSRLGAMLADSLAVLGDRKAAVIREITKRFEEAVAGSLSELAERYGSEKPKGEIVVIIGPPVAPEAASEADIEAALREALERLPASKAAGEVAKAFNTDRKALYELANRWKSGK is encoded by the coding sequence ATGTCTGCTCCTGCCCAATCCGGTCTCTATATCGTCGCCACCCCGATCGGCAACCTCGGAGATTTGTCGCGCCGCGCCGAAGCAACGCTCGCTGCCGCCGATATCATCCTGGTCGAAGATACAAGAGTGACGGGCAAGCTATTGAATCATATCGGCAAAAAGTCAAAGATGATGGTCTATAACGACCATAAGTCTGCGGCCGACCGGGATGCGATTTTGGACGCGGTGCGATGTAAAATTGTCGCACTGGTCAGCGATGCGGGAACGCCCCTGATTTCCGATCCCGGCTACAAGCTGGTTCGCGATGCGCAGGCGGCGGGCCTCTATGTTACCACGATCCCCGGCCCAAGCGCAGCGATCGCCGCGCTGACCCTGTCCGGACTGCCCAGCGACCGCTTTCTTTTCGAAGGATTTCTGCCGAGCAAGACCAAGGCGCGGAGCGAATCGCTCGCGGCTTTAAAGACACTCAACGCCAGTCTGATCTTTTACGAAAATGGCTCGCGGCTGGGGGCGATGCTGGCCGACTCGCTGGCTGTGCTGGGGGACCGCAAGGCGGCGGTTATTCGCGAGATTACCAAGCGTTTCGAGGAAGCTGTGGCCGGTTCCCTGAGCGAACTGGCCGAGCGCTACGGTTCGGAAAAACCGAAGGGCGAGATTGTCGTAATTATCGGCCCGCCCGTCGCACCAGAAGCGGCCAGCGAAGCAGATATCGAGGCGGCGTTACGCGAAGCGCTGGAGCGCTTGCCGGCATCGAAAGCGGCTGGCGAGGTGGCCAAGGCCTTCAACACTGACCGCAAGGCGCTTTACGAACTGGCCAACCGATGGAAATCGGGAAAATGA
- a CDS encoding YraN family protein — protein MKREAAEKRGRQAEKTAARFLRLKGWRILDERVRTPRGEVDLVAKRGGLVAFVEVKARTKLEDLEQAIDLKRLQRVADAVEILYPQYCTKGEDARIDVILVAPRRLPVHLTNVWHGF, from the coding sequence TTGAAGCGCGAGGCTGCGGAGAAACGCGGCCGCCAGGCCGAAAAGACCGCAGCCCGCTTCCTGCGCCTGAAAGGCTGGCGGATATTGGACGAACGGGTGCGGACGCCCCGCGGCGAGGTCGATCTGGTGGCCAAACGCGGCGGACTGGTTGCCTTTGTCGAGGTGAAGGCGCGCACGAAGCTGGAGGATCTGGAACAGGCGATCGACCTGAAACGGTTGCAGCGCGTCGCCGATGCCGTAGAAATACTCTATCCGCAATATTGCACCAAGGGTGAAGATGCGCGGATCGATGTAATACTGGTCGCGCCAAGACGTCTACCGGTCCATTTGACTAATGTATGGCATGGATTCTAG
- the gshB gene encoding glutathione synthase, with the protein MTLKIAVQMDPMESVNIAGDSSFALMLCAQKRGHQIFHYDVKGLTLQANGRLTTPAHPVTVRPVKGDHFTFGESVKLDLGSDVDVVLMRQDPPFHVGYITATHLLERIEGETLVVNNPVSVRNAPEKVYVLDYAQFMPPTLITRDLDEVRAFQKEHGGVVVKPLHGNGGKAIFLVPEDGSNLSALFEVFNQTWPEPHMVQPFLPEVHQGDKRIVLVDGEVAGAINRKPGEGEFRSNLAQGGYAEAAELTDREKEICAAMGPDLKRLGLIFVGIDVIGGKWLTEINVTSPTGIVAIDNFNGTDTAGMIWDAIERRIAEQ; encoded by the coding sequence ATGACCCTGAAAATCGCCGTACAGATGGATCCGATGGAAAGCGTAAACATCGCGGGCGACAGCAGCTTCGCGCTGATGCTCTGCGCCCAGAAGCGCGGGCATCAGATTTTCCATTATGACGTCAAGGGCCTGACCCTGCAGGCCAATGGCCGCCTGACCACACCGGCTCATCCGGTGACCGTGCGGCCAGTGAAGGGCGACCATTTCACCTTCGGCGAGTCCGTAAAACTCGACCTCGGCAGCGATGTCGACGTCGTGCTGATGCGTCAGGACCCGCCGTTTCACGTCGGCTATATCACCGCGACGCATTTGCTCGAGCGGATCGAGGGCGAGACACTGGTGGTCAACAACCCCGTCTCCGTCCGCAACGCGCCGGAGAAAGTCTATGTGCTTGACTATGCCCAGTTCATGCCGCCGACCCTGATCACCCGCGACCTCGACGAAGTGCGCGCCTTCCAGAAGGAACATGGCGGCGTGGTGGTCAAGCCGCTGCACGGCAATGGTGGCAAGGCGATCTTCCTGGTGCCGGAAGACGGCAGCAATCTCAGCGCATTGTTCGAGGTGTTTAACCAGACCTGGCCAGAACCGCATATGGTCCAGCCCTTCCTTCCCGAAGTGCATCAGGGCGACAAGCGCATTGTGCTGGTCGACGGCGAAGTTGCCGGTGCGATCAACCGCAAGCCGGGCGAAGGCGAATTCCGCAGCAACCTCGCGCAGGGCGGCTATGCCGAAGCGGCGGAGCTGACCGACCGCGAGAAAGAAATCTGCGCGGCCATGGGACCGGATCTGAAACGGCTCGGGCTGATCTTCGTCGGCATCGATGTCATCGGCGGCAAGTGGCTGACCGAGATCAACGTGACCTCGCCGACCGGCATTGTCGCAATCGACAATTTCAACGGCACCGATACGGCGGGCATGATCTGGGACGCAATCGAGCGGCGAATTGCCGAACAATAG
- a CDS encoding DedA family protein: MSNWVTDLIEQGGYWAIALLMALENIFPPIPSELIMGLGGVGVGQGTFHPAWLVLVGTIGSLAGNYVWFMIGRHWNEDDLRAFVRKHGRWLTLDVETVNRIDRIFDNHGQWVVFVARFIPNIRTMISVPAGLFGMSHKRFILATSAGAAVWNSALVYAGYTLQQNVENIGQYLGPVSLGVIGLLVVIYVWRIIFWRPKEG, translated from the coding sequence ATGAGCAACTGGGTAACCGACCTGATCGAACAGGGTGGCTATTGGGCCATTGCGCTGCTCATGGCACTGGAAAATATCTTCCCGCCAATCCCGTCCGAGCTGATCATGGGGCTCGGCGGCGTCGGCGTGGGGCAGGGGACATTCCACCCGGCCTGGCTGGTGCTGGTTGGCACTATCGGGTCGCTGGCCGGCAATTATGTCTGGTTCATGATCGGGCGCCATTGGAACGAGGATGATCTGCGCGCTTTCGTCCGCAAACACGGCCGCTGGCTGACACTCGACGTCGAGACGGTCAACCGGATCGACCGGATTTTCGACAATCATGGCCAGTGGGTGGTCTTTGTCGCCCGCTTCATCCCCAATATAAGGACGATGATTTCCGTGCCCGCCGGCCTGTTCGGCATGTCGCACAAACGCTTCATCCTCGCGACCAGCGCCGGCGCCGCCGTCTGGAACAGCGCTCTGGTCTATGCTGGCTATACGTTGCAGCAGAATGTCGAGAATATCGGGCAATATCTCGGACCGGTGTCGCTCGGCGTGATCGGGTTGCTTGTCGTCATCTATGTCTGGCGAATTATTTTCTGGCGGCCGAAGGAGGGGTGA
- a CDS encoding pentapeptide repeat-containing protein, whose translation MKKLDIAFEKPALISVLAFSLSLQGCVKIQDNDEATFAQADIEMPETAKSLQWARNSCSKDDDIPSEIIDASQLRGASALVAKIETIGEADPIIVHGSFVGEDFSALSDGPAAICFVGTDLQNTKWDKVNLTKLRFIDVNLSSASFYEAVLPDIYFHNVNLTEASFGSSKLKNGIFVGGWRNRLGDTSFRNADLSGFTFYCGLTMNSRCSSTGGVVNMSGTNLTDSNLSSFPSFGAVKYDGALVNRTKLSPRDIPYFEKARTNGPVILENVHPRAEVQARLTASEFRQLIVESVEARMDSEASAVPGSDCSEAANCVIDGYRTRASEVTGSSGDPLKLQAGESMEFYEEVLPLSGKFRHSDVYRRILPVLKSAAFQNAKITKNEDGTYRVRGNAVGGNGHLCGLIAHSLKFDPGSGWFSGPPYNPEINTDQDYSVPVLGIVGNSMIFPYSGNVAQTPEPALDYYWCGARAGFNTMKRLDP comes from the coding sequence ATGAAAAAATTGGACATTGCCTTCGAAAAACCAGCATTAATCAGCGTCTTGGCTTTCTCGCTCTCTTTGCAGGGGTGCGTGAAAATTCAGGATAATGACGAAGCCACTTTCGCTCAAGCTGATATCGAAATGCCGGAAACAGCTAAATCCCTCCAATGGGCGCGCAACAGCTGTTCCAAAGATGACGATATCCCGTCAGAAATTATTGATGCGAGTCAGCTGCGAGGTGCATCCGCACTTGTTGCCAAAATTGAAACGATAGGCGAAGCAGATCCTATCATTGTACATGGTTCGTTTGTCGGTGAGGATTTTAGCGCTTTAAGTGATGGGCCTGCAGCAATTTGTTTCGTAGGAACGGACCTACAAAATACCAAATGGGATAAGGTGAATCTAACAAAGTTGCGGTTTATTGATGTCAACCTCAGCTCGGCGTCGTTCTATGAAGCGGTGCTCCCGGACATTTATTTTCACAATGTGAACCTCACCGAGGCTAGCTTCGGATCATCAAAACTGAAGAATGGAATCTTTGTCGGTGGTTGGCGCAATAGGCTCGGTGATACGAGCTTCCGCAATGCCGATCTCTCTGGCTTCACATTCTATTGTGGCCTGACAATGAACTCCAGATGCAGCAGCACAGGTGGAGTGGTGAATATGAGTGGTACCAACCTGACCGATAGCAACTTGTCATCATTCCCGAGCTTCGGTGCGGTCAAATATGATGGTGCTTTGGTCAACCGGACCAAACTCTCGCCCAGGGACATTCCATATTTCGAAAAGGCTCGGACCAACGGTCCAGTGATTCTTGAGAATGTGCATCCCAGAGCAGAGGTGCAAGCGCGGTTAACAGCAAGCGAATTTCGGCAGCTAATCGTCGAATCTGTCGAAGCCCGGATGGATTCCGAAGCAAGTGCCGTTCCCGGCTCAGACTGCAGCGAGGCTGCTAATTGCGTGATCGACGGATATCGAACACGAGCAAGCGAAGTGACTGGCTCATCAGGCGATCCGTTAAAATTGCAAGCAGGTGAAAGCATGGAATTCTATGAGGAGGTGCTGCCCTTGTCTGGCAAATTTCGACATTCGGATGTCTACCGTCGCATTCTTCCTGTACTCAAATCAGCGGCGTTTCAAAATGCTAAAATAACCAAGAATGAAGACGGCACGTACAGAGTCAGAGGTAACGCTGTCGGCGGGAACGGTCACCTGTGCGGCCTTATCGCCCATAGTCTGAAATTTGATCCCGGCTCGGGTTGGTTTTCTGGTCCACCCTATAACCCGGAAATTAACACTGATCAGGATTATTCTGTTCCGGTTCTGGGAATTGTCGGAAACTCTATGATCTTCCCATATTCGGGCAATGTCGCCCAAACGCCGGAACCCGCGCTAGATTATTACTGGTGCGGCGCTCGAGCAGGATTTAATACAATGAAGCGATTAGATCCTTAA
- a CDS encoding TonB-dependent receptor — translation MKKESRYNRLFFTRKSIMTALMSSAVAIGTAGYGAPALAQDLTAEESGSNIIIVTARKQNETLQETPVTVTSIGGETLDKFQVNEVADVVSRIPALNVQVGGSGAGGQISLRGVGTTNISAAFDSAVAFDFDGVSISTMRLVQASFFDVEQIDVLKGPQSLFFGKSASAGVFSVRSANPTTDWEIGGKASYEFEEQGYTVGGYISGPVSNTLGIRVAAQYQDIDKYVELEAGTPSVFADSGKGLKNFVGRVTLQWDPSDNFSANLKVNYNRNEGDSLLGHSDISCGANGVADDVFLALPGVSIASNATCDIQDGLYPHPDGHPALQVIAPGTTGADRYTGQSYNETDTIFVRLAMDLELSDTLTLSTVSGFLDLENEHLDHFSYVGILPNGDPAGLPAPFSDALTQHTQEIRLTSDFDGMFNFMVGGFWESRSQPLQTSQNAFIGSFIFPDSRGITYDWVADRTTKSEALSFFGSVNLDLTDQLELSGGVRWTDEQKTHRTSFPVLHNALSFLNGIVGGIGFVVPEGFQTGAIKFSDSNVSPEVTLKYQATPDLNLYASYKTGFKSGGVDNSSLPTASIQLVVPGFAEMFPALYPDPEAARQAALDSLIYDSETAKGGEVGVKALLAGGAFRINTAAFYFVFDDLQVQNFDGAAVRFLTINAGELTTKGFDIDWSWRTPVEGLNLSGAIGYTDAKFTDTFISQDPDGIPGNADDVDINGRTAARAPKWSGNIAFDWTVPMGDAIELGLNGNAAYSSSYFAGNNNFTDYVQDSYVTLDAAVSIGAPDDKWKLSLIGVNLTDEIWANTAGDRPFLPPGGDDRVITQNRGRQLFVEAAFKF, via the coding sequence ATGAAGAAGGAATCAAGGTACAACAGATTATTTTTTACACGCAAATCCATCATGACCGCGCTGATGAGTTCGGCGGTTGCCATCGGTACGGCCGGCTATGGTGCACCAGCGCTGGCACAGGATCTGACCGCGGAAGAAAGCGGCAGCAACATCATTATCGTTACCGCGCGCAAGCAGAATGAAACGCTGCAGGAAACACCGGTCACGGTAACGTCCATCGGCGGCGAAACCCTCGACAAATTCCAGGTCAACGAAGTCGCCGATGTGGTCAGTCGCATCCCGGCGCTGAACGTCCAGGTCGGCGGTTCCGGTGCCGGCGGCCAGATCAGTCTGCGCGGCGTCGGCACGACCAATATTTCTGCCGCTTTCGATTCTGCTGTCGCCTTTGATTTCGATGGCGTGTCGATCAGCACCATGCGGCTGGTCCAGGCATCCTTTTTCGATGTTGAACAAATCGATGTTCTGAAAGGCCCGCAATCCCTCTTCTTCGGCAAAAGCGCCTCGGCGGGTGTATTCTCGGTCCGCTCGGCCAATCCGACCACCGACTGGGAGATTGGTGGCAAGGCTTCCTATGAATTCGAGGAGCAAGGCTATACGGTGGGCGGCTATATTTCCGGTCCGGTCAGCAACACACTGGGTATTCGCGTCGCCGCGCAATATCAGGATATCGACAAATATGTCGAACTGGAAGCCGGGACGCCTTCGGTTTTCGCAGACTCCGGCAAGGGCCTGAAGAATTTCGTCGGCCGGGTCACCCTGCAATGGGATCCCAGCGACAATTTTTCCGCCAATCTGAAGGTCAATTACAACCGCAATGAGGGCGACAGCCTGCTCGGCCATTCCGATATCAGTTGCGGCGCCAATGGCGTGGCCGATGATGTGTTCCTCGCGCTGCCGGGCGTATCGATCGCCTCGAATGCGACTTGTGACATCCAGGACGGTCTCTATCCCCATCCCGACGGTCATCCCGCGCTGCAGGTGATAGCGCCCGGCACTACCGGGGCCGATCGCTACACCGGGCAATCCTATAACGAAACGGATACCATCTTCGTGCGCCTGGCGATGGATCTGGAGCTGAGCGACACGCTCACCCTGTCCACGGTGAGTGGTTTTCTCGACCTGGAAAATGAACATCTCGATCATTTCAGCTATGTCGGCATTCTGCCGAACGGCGACCCCGCCGGCTTGCCCGCTCCCTTTTCCGACGCGCTGACACAGCATACCCAGGAAATCCGGCTGACCAGCGATTTTGACGGCATGTTCAACTTCATGGTCGGTGGTTTCTGGGAAAGCCGCAGCCAGCCTTTGCAGACATCGCAAAATGCCTTCATCGGTTCGTTCATATTCCCGGATTCCAGAGGGATTACCTATGACTGGGTGGCGGACCGCACGACCAAGAGCGAAGCCCTGTCCTTTTTCGGCAGCGTCAATCTGGACCTCACTGACCAGCTGGAACTGTCCGGCGGCGTTCGCTGGACCGACGAGCAAAAGACTCACAGAACCTCCTTTCCGGTTCTGCACAACGCCCTGTCCTTTCTGAACGGTATCGTCGGCGGGATCGGCTTTGTCGTCCCGGAAGGCTTCCAGACCGGCGCAATCAAATTTTCCGACAGCAATGTCTCGCCGGAAGTGACGCTGAAATATCAGGCAACCCCTGATCTCAACCTCTATGCCTCCTACAAGACGGGCTTCAAGTCGGGCGGGGTCGACAACAGCAGCCTGCCGACGGCATCGATCCAGCTGGTGGTGCCCGGCTTTGCCGAGATGTTCCCCGCCCTCTATCCGGATCCCGAGGCTGCGCGGCAAGCGGCGCTGGATTCGCTCATCTACGATTCCGAAACAGCCAAGGGCGGCGAGGTCGGGGTGAAGGCCCTGCTGGCAGGCGGTGCGTTCCGGATCAATACAGCAGCCTTCTATTTCGTCTTCGACGATCTGCAGGTGCAGAATTTCGACGGTGCTGCGGTGCGTTTCCTGACCATCAACGCCGGTGAGCTGACCACAAAGGGCTTCGATATCGACTGGTCCTGGCGCACCCCGGTCGAGGGACTGAACCTCTCCGGCGCAATCGGCTATACCGATGCCAAGTTCACCGACACGTTCATCTCGCAGGATCCGGATGGTATCCCAGGCAATGCCGATGACGTTGACATAAACGGCCGGACCGCCGCGCGCGCACCGAAATGGTCGGGCAATATCGCTTTTGACTGGACCGTGCCGATGGGCGATGCGATCGAGCTCGGGCTGAACGGCAATGCCGCCTACAGTTCGTCCTATTTCGCCGGCAACAATAATTTCACCGATTATGTCCAGGACAGCTATGTAACGCTGGATGCTGCGGTCTCGATCGGTGCTCCGGATGACAAATGGAAATTGTCGCTGATCGGCGTCAATCTGACCGATGAAATCTGGGCCAACACCGCCGGCGACCGCCCTTTCTTGCCACCGGGTGGCGATGACCGGGTGATCACCCAGAACCGCGGCCGGCAATTGTTCGTGGAAGCCGCTTTCAAATTTTGA